A single Suricata suricatta isolate VVHF042 chromosome 2, meerkat_22Aug2017_6uvM2_HiC, whole genome shotgun sequence DNA region contains:
- the ECD gene encoding protein ecdysoneless homolog isoform X1, whose amino-acid sequence MEGNVKLATVEDAVEYRLFLIPDEPRDPEKHKEILQKYIEKIMTHFAPMLVPYIWQNQPFNLKYKPGKGDVPAHMFGMTKFGDNIEDEWFIVYVVKQITKEFPELVARIEDNDGEFLLIEAADFLPKWLDPDNSANRVFFHQGELCIIPASRKPGAISWLPPTPPTIPQALNIISTHPEKILASESIQAAVNRRIRGYPEKIQASLHRAHCFLPAGIVAVLKQRPRLVAAGVQAFYLRDPVDLRACRIFKTFSPETRIMTSVTFTKCLYAQLVQQRFVPDRRSGYKMPPPSHPQYRAHELGMKLAHGFEILCSKCSPHFSDSKKSFMTTSPLWAGFLESLKKNDYFKGLIEGSAQYQTRLEMAKNYFQLSVNRPESSLALSPGEEILTLLQTIPFDIEELKKEEANLPPEDDDQWLDLSPDQLDQLLHEAAGKKEAEPISKKEEQNYDLTQVSESMKAFISKVSTHQGAELPREPSEAPITFDADSFLNYFDKILGPRPHESDSDDLDDEDFECLDSDDDLDLKTQETGEEASLKGTLNDLKSYMAQMDQELAHTSIGKSFTTQKQMEPLSQTTSNNSDEEDSGAGGSVMTPVDVDLNLVSNILESYSSQAGLAGPASNLLQSMGVQLPDNTDHRATRLWPLHHD is encoded by the exons ATGGAGGGAAATGTGAAGCTTGCTACAGTGGAAGACGCTGTGGAGTATCGCTTGTTCCTGATACCAGATGAACCAAGGGacccagaaaaacacaaagagattCTTCAGAAGTATATTGAGAAGATAATGACCCACTTTGCACCCATGCTGGTCCCCTATATCTGGCAGAATCAGCCTTTCAATCTCAAATACAAACCTGGAAAAG gAGATGTTCCTGCTCATATGTTTGGCATGACAAAGTTTGGGGATAACATTGAGGATGAATGGTTTATTGTTTATGTAGTAAAGCAGATTACAAAGGAATTTCCAGAGTTAGTAGCAAG GATTGAAGACAATGATGGTGAATTCTTGTTAATAGAAGCTGCTGACTTTCTTCCTAAATGGCTGGATCCTGATAACAGTGCCAATAGG GTATTTTTCCACCAGGGAGAGTTGTGCATTATTCCTGCATCAAGGAAACCTGGAGCAATATCCTGGTtaccccccacacccccaacaATCCCACAAGCATTGAATATAATTTCAACACACCCAGAAAAAATTTTGGCTTCAGAATCTATACAAGCTGCTGTGAATAGGCGCATTCGAGG ATATCCAGAAAAAATTCAAGCCTCCCTCCACCGAGCACACTGCTTCCTCCCAGCGGGGATTGTGGCGGTGTTAAAGCAGCGCCCCAGGTTGGTGGCTGCAGGAGTCCAGGCCTTTTACCTGCGGGACCCCGTTGACCTGCGAGCCTGTCGTATTTTCAAGACTTTCTCGCCTGAAACACGGATCATGACATCG GTCACTTTCACTAAATGTCTGTATGCACAGTTGGTGCAACAGAGGTTTGTGCCAGACCGGCGGAGTGGATACAAGATGCCTCCTCCATCCCATCCCCAATACAGAGCCCATGAATTGGGCATGAAGTTG GCTCATGGATTTGAAATCTTATGCTCCAAATGTAGCCCGCATTTTTCTGACTCCAAGAAATCCTTCATGACTACCTCACCACTCTGGGCGGGCTTTCTTGAAAGTCTGAAGAAGAATGATTACTTTAAG GGACTAATAGAAGGTTCTGCTCAGTACCAGACAAGGCTAGAAATGGCAAAGAACTACTTCCAGCTCTCAGTGAACCGGCCAGAAAG ctctCTTGCTCTGAGCCCAGGTGAAGAAATCTTAACCTTATTACAGACCATACCATTTGATATAGAAGAGCTTAAGAAGGAAGAAGCTAATCTTCCCCCAGAAGATG ATGACCAGTGGTTAGATCTCTCACCAGATCAGCTGGACCAGCTACTGCACGAAGCTGCTGGCAAAAAAGAAGCAGAGCCCATTTCCAAGAAGGAGGAACAGAACTATGACTTAACTCAAGTCTCAGAGAGCATGAAAGCTTTCATATCTAAAGTCTCAACCCACCAAGGAGCAGAGCTACCTCG AGAACCTTCTGAGGCTCCAATCACTTTTGATGcagattcttttcttaattattttgacAAGATTTTAG GGCCAAGACCTCATGAATCAGATTCCGATGATCTGGATGATGAAGACTTTGAATGTTTAGATAGTGATGATGACTTGGATCTTAAAACACAGGAGACTGGGGAAGAAGCATCTTTAAAAGGAACTCTTAATGATCTCAAGTCATACATGGCCCAGATGGACCAGGAATTGGCACATACCAGCATTGGCAAAAGTTTCACCACCCAGAAGCAAATG GAACCTCTATCCCAGACTACCAGTAATAATTCAGATGAGGAAGATTCTGGCGCAGGAGGATCTGTTATGACACCGGTGGACGTAGACCTGAACCTGGTTTCAAACATCTTGGAATCCTATAGTTCGCAAGCTGGCCTGGCAGGACCTGCATCCAACCTTTTACAAAGCATGGGAGTACAGCTGCCTGACAACACCGATCACAGAGCCACAA
- the ECD gene encoding protein ecdysoneless homolog isoform X2 has translation MEGNVKLATVEDAVEYRLFLIPDEPRDPEKHKEILQKYIEKIMTHFAPMLVPYIWQNQPFNLKYKPGKGDVPAHMFGMTKFGDNIEDEWFIVYVVKQITKEFPELVARIEDNDGEFLLIEAADFLPKWLDPDNSANRVFFHQGELCIIPASRKPGAISWLPPTPPTIPQALNIISTHPEKILASESIQAAVNRRIRGYPEKIQASLHRAHCFLPAGIVAVLKQRPRLVAAGVQAFYLRDPVDLRACRIFKTFSPETRIMTSVTFTKCLYAQLVQQRFVPDRRSGYKMPPPSHPQYRAHELGMKLAHGFEILCSKCSPHFSDSKKSFMTTSPLWAGFLESLKKNDYFKGLIEGSAQYQTRLEMAKNYFQLSVNRPESSLALSPGEEILTLLQTIPFDIEELKKEEANLPPEDDDQWLDLSPDQLDQLLHEAAGKKEAEPISKKEEQNYDLTQVSESMKAFISKVSTHQGAELPREPSEAPITFDADSFLNYFDKILGPRPHESDSDDLDDEDFECLDSDDDLDLKTQETGEEASLKGTLNDLKSYMAQMDQELAHTSIGKSFTTQKQMEPLSQTTSNNSDEEDSGAGGSVMTPVDVDLNLVSNILESYSSQAGLAGPASNLLQSMGVQLPDNTDHRATSKPMQD, from the exons ATGGAGGGAAATGTGAAGCTTGCTACAGTGGAAGACGCTGTGGAGTATCGCTTGTTCCTGATACCAGATGAACCAAGGGacccagaaaaacacaaagagattCTTCAGAAGTATATTGAGAAGATAATGACCCACTTTGCACCCATGCTGGTCCCCTATATCTGGCAGAATCAGCCTTTCAATCTCAAATACAAACCTGGAAAAG gAGATGTTCCTGCTCATATGTTTGGCATGACAAAGTTTGGGGATAACATTGAGGATGAATGGTTTATTGTTTATGTAGTAAAGCAGATTACAAAGGAATTTCCAGAGTTAGTAGCAAG GATTGAAGACAATGATGGTGAATTCTTGTTAATAGAAGCTGCTGACTTTCTTCCTAAATGGCTGGATCCTGATAACAGTGCCAATAGG GTATTTTTCCACCAGGGAGAGTTGTGCATTATTCCTGCATCAAGGAAACCTGGAGCAATATCCTGGTtaccccccacacccccaacaATCCCACAAGCATTGAATATAATTTCAACACACCCAGAAAAAATTTTGGCTTCAGAATCTATACAAGCTGCTGTGAATAGGCGCATTCGAGG ATATCCAGAAAAAATTCAAGCCTCCCTCCACCGAGCACACTGCTTCCTCCCAGCGGGGATTGTGGCGGTGTTAAAGCAGCGCCCCAGGTTGGTGGCTGCAGGAGTCCAGGCCTTTTACCTGCGGGACCCCGTTGACCTGCGAGCCTGTCGTATTTTCAAGACTTTCTCGCCTGAAACACGGATCATGACATCG GTCACTTTCACTAAATGTCTGTATGCACAGTTGGTGCAACAGAGGTTTGTGCCAGACCGGCGGAGTGGATACAAGATGCCTCCTCCATCCCATCCCCAATACAGAGCCCATGAATTGGGCATGAAGTTG GCTCATGGATTTGAAATCTTATGCTCCAAATGTAGCCCGCATTTTTCTGACTCCAAGAAATCCTTCATGACTACCTCACCACTCTGGGCGGGCTTTCTTGAAAGTCTGAAGAAGAATGATTACTTTAAG GGACTAATAGAAGGTTCTGCTCAGTACCAGACAAGGCTAGAAATGGCAAAGAACTACTTCCAGCTCTCAGTGAACCGGCCAGAAAG ctctCTTGCTCTGAGCCCAGGTGAAGAAATCTTAACCTTATTACAGACCATACCATTTGATATAGAAGAGCTTAAGAAGGAAGAAGCTAATCTTCCCCCAGAAGATG ATGACCAGTGGTTAGATCTCTCACCAGATCAGCTGGACCAGCTACTGCACGAAGCTGCTGGCAAAAAAGAAGCAGAGCCCATTTCCAAGAAGGAGGAACAGAACTATGACTTAACTCAAGTCTCAGAGAGCATGAAAGCTTTCATATCTAAAGTCTCAACCCACCAAGGAGCAGAGCTACCTCG AGAACCTTCTGAGGCTCCAATCACTTTTGATGcagattcttttcttaattattttgacAAGATTTTAG GGCCAAGACCTCATGAATCAGATTCCGATGATCTGGATGATGAAGACTTTGAATGTTTAGATAGTGATGATGACTTGGATCTTAAAACACAGGAGACTGGGGAAGAAGCATCTTTAAAAGGAACTCTTAATGATCTCAAGTCATACATGGCCCAGATGGACCAGGAATTGGCACATACCAGCATTGGCAAAAGTTTCACCACCCAGAAGCAAATG GAACCTCTATCCCAGACTACCAGTAATAATTCAGATGAGGAAGATTCTGGCGCAGGAGGATCTGTTATGACACCGGTGGACGTAGACCTGAACCTGGTTTCAAACATCTTGGAATCCTATAGTTCGCAAGCTGGCCTGGCAGGACCTGCATCCAACCTTTTACAAAGCATGGGAGTACAGCTGCCTGACAACACCGATCACAGAGCCACAAGTAAGCCCATGCAGGATTAA